Proteins encoded in a region of the Chelonoidis abingdonii isolate Lonesome George chromosome 2, CheloAbing_2.0, whole genome shotgun sequence genome:
- the TMEM64 gene encoding LOW QUALITY PROTEIN: transmembrane protein 64 (The sequence of the model RefSeq protein was modified relative to this genomic sequence to represent the inferred CDS: inserted 1 base in 1 codon; deleted 3 bases in 2 codons), giving the protein MWSSRGRRLQXLVRAAKFAAAQGARQGLSRWLARAGGGGKPPAAAQGDPAGLLRGPCPAPNGLQHSELLLCQLSEAGGAGPGLPEARTWRCSCCLLGTCWCKSCLGVCVLAALCFASLALVRQYVRDLLLWAESLDSVAGVLLFTVGFIVVSFPCGWGYIVLNVAAGYLYGFVLGMGLMVLGVLIGTFIAHVVCKKLLARWVLARIQGSEKLSAVIRVVEGGSGLKVVALARLTPIPFGLQNAVFSITDQSLPNYLMASSVGLLPTQLLNSYLGTTLRTMEDVIAEQSVSGYFIFTLQIVISIGLMFYVVHRAQVELNAAIVACEMEMKTSFAPGSQPSITSSTTFCNKRTIAFSGGGINIV; this is encoded by the exons ATGTGGAGCTCCCGGGGGCGCCGTCTCC CCCTCGTTCGGGCCGCCAAGTTCGCGGCTGCCCAGGGAGCCCGGCAA GGACTCAGCCGCTGGCTGGCCAGGGCTGGCGGAGGG GGGAAGCCGCCGGCGGCCGCCCAGGGAGACCCAGCTGGGCTCCTGCGTGGGCCGTGCCCCGCGCCGAACGGGCTGCAGCACTcggagctgctgctgtgccagctgtccgAGGCGGGTGGCGCGGGGCCCGGGCTGCCCGAGGCCAGGACGTGGCGCTGCTCGTGCTGCCTGCTGGGCACCTGCTGGTGCAAGAGCTGCCTGGGCGTGTGCGTCCTGGCCGCGCTGTGCTTCGCCTCGCTGGCCCTAGTGCGCCAGTACGTGCGGGACCTGCTGCTGTGGGCCGAGAGCCTGGACAGCGTGGCCGGGGTGCTGCTCTTCACTGTGGGCTTCATCGTGGTCTCCTTCCCCTGCGGCTGGGGCTACATCGTGCTGAACGTGGCCGCCGGCTACCTGTACGGCTTCGTGCTGGGCATGGGGCTGATGGTGCTCGGGGTCCTCATCGGCACTTTCATCGCCCACGTGGTCTGCAAGAAGCTGCTGGCCCGCTGGGTGCTAGCGAGGATCCAGGGCAGCGAGAAGCTCAGCGCCGTTATCCGTGTAGTAGAGGGAGGAAGCGGCCTCAAAGTGGTGGCCCTGGCCAGGCTCACCCCCATCCCTTTCGGGCTCCAAAACGCGGTGTTTTCG ATTACAGATCAGTCGTTACCCAACTATCTAATGGCTTCCTCAGTTGGACTGCTTCCTACTCAGCTCCTAAACTCCTACTTAGGCACCACCTTGCGAACTATGGAAGATGTCATTGCAGAACAAAGTGTTAGTGgctattttatatttactttacAG attgttATAAGCATCGGTCTCATGTTTTATGTTGTTCACCGAGCTCAAGTGGAATTGAACGCTGCTATCGTAGCatgtgaaatggaaatgaaaactTCCTTTGCTCCAGGCAGCCAACCAAGCATCACTTCTTCAACAACATTCTGCAACAAGAGGACAATAGCATTTTCTGGGGGTGGGATCAATATTGTGTGa